The following proteins come from a genomic window of Ictalurus furcatus strain D&B chromosome 14, Billie_1.0, whole genome shotgun sequence:
- the pus7 gene encoding pseudouridylate synthase 7 homolog → MLVKALRTVRLIWIRTVTLCPHPSRLWFFSNLFSSLQKSHHKQKIFPACRQFSSRRFVPMEDKEASTALIHPGEKRACPEENSEHTAKKARLQDEANGSHVAKQTEEDKEEMEAEEGGEEASLEAEDGEGETFADMMKHGLSEVDVGIYKFVSDHKGFSGILKERYSDFVVHEISKEGKIMRLDDLSIPVETEEASAEPEPVECQDLTEEQKQQLADLQLFKNKEGNVAIEVEGDSKERRTLLHKAIKTLYPGLETKTEEREGKRFIVAYHAAGKKALAAPRKHSWPKNRGSFCHFVLYKENKDTMDAINVLSKFLRVRPNVFSYMGTKDKRAITVQEIAVLKITAERLAHLNKCLMNFKLGNFSYKKHPLKLGELQGNHFTVVLRNISGSDEQVEQAMTSLRDTGFINYYGMQRFGTTAVPTHQVGRAILQNNWPEVMDLILKPRPGAEKGYLVKCREEWAQTQDPDAALKKLPVKRCVEGQLLRGLSKYGKKNIITAFGMIPRNNRLMYIHSYQSFVWNTMVSRRVEAYGLKAVEGDLILKGGTAHILSAEEAEKHSIHDIVMPLPGFDVIYPTHKVGKGYRDMLEVDNLDIDNMRHKVRDYSLAGAYRRILIRPNDVSWELIHYDDPKVPLVHTDVEKLENKPAPVFLTEGKYKALKMEFSLPPSTYATMAIREVLKMDTSIKNQTQLNTVWLN, encoded by the exons ATGCTGGTAAAGGCACTGCGGACAGTAAGACTTATCTGGATCAG AACTGTGACTCTGTGTCCTCATCCTTCAAGACTGTGGTTTTTCTCTAACTTGTTTAGTAGTCTTCAAAAATCCCATCATAAGCAAAAGATCTTTCCTGCTTGTAGACAGTTTTCCTCTCGGAG ATTTGTACCAATGGAGGACAAGGAGGCTTCAACGGCGCTGATTCATCCTGGGGAGAAGCGAGCGTGCCCTGAAGAGAATTCAGAACACACTGCTAAGAAAGCCCGACTTCAGGATGAAGCCAATGGCAGCCATGTCGCCAAACAAACAGAGGAAGACAAAGAAGAGATGGAGGCAGAGGAGGGTGGGGAAGAGGCATCTTTGGAGGCTGAAGATGGAGAAGGAGAGACCTTTGCTGATATGATGAAGCATGGACTTAGTGAAGTAGATGTAGGAATCTATAAGTTTGTCAGCGATCATAAAGGATTCTCTGGAATCTTGAAAGAGAG GTACTCTGATTTTGTGGTGCATGAGATTAGCAAGGAGGGGAAGATCATGCGGCTAGATGACCTCTCCATACCTGTCGAAACAGAG GAAGCATCTGCAGAGCCTGAGCCAGTAGAGTGTCAGGACCTGACAGAAGAGCAAAAACAGCAGCTTGCTGATCTGCAACTATTCAAAAACAAAGAGGGAAATGTGGCTATTGAG GTGGAAGGAGATTCCAAGGAGAGGCGTACTTTGCTTCATAAAGCAATCAAAACCCTATACCCAGGACTAGAGACCAAAACTGAGGAAAGAGAGGGCAAGAGGTTCATAGTGGCATATCACGCAGCTGGGAAAAAAGCACTGGCAG CACCAAGAAAACACTCATGGCCTAAGAACCGTGGCAGCTTCTGCCATTTTGTGCTTTACAAGGAGAATAAAGACACCATGGATGCCATCAATGTTCTCTCCAAATTTCTCAG GGTTCGACCCAATGTCTTCTCCTACATGGGCACAAAAGACAAGCGAGCCATAACAGTGCAAGAGATTGCTGTGTTAAA AATCACCGCAGAACGATTGGCTCACCTCAATAAGTGCCTGATGAACTTCAAACTGGGAAACTTCAGCTATAAAAAGCACCCTCTGAAACTGGGGGAGCTGCAGGGGAACCATTTCACAGTGGTACTCAG GAACATCTCAGGCTCTGATGAACAGGTGGAACAGGCCATGACATCACTCAGGGACACAGGCTTTATCAACTACTATGGCATGCAGCGCTTTGGCACCACAGCTGTTCCCACACATCAAGTTGGCAG AGCCATCCTGCAGAACAACTGGCCTGAAGTGATGGACCTGATCCTAAAGCCACGGCCTGGGG CGGAGAAGGGCTATCTGGTGAAATGTAGAGAGGAATGGGCCCAGACACAGGATCCTGACGCAGCTCTGAAGAAGCTGCCAGTGAAACGCTGTGTAGAGGGACAGCTCCTGAGAGGCCTGTCAAAGTAtggcaaaaaaaacatcattacaGCTTTCGgaatg ATCCCTCGCAACAACAGGCTCATGTACATCCACAGCTACCAGAGCTTCGTGTGGAACACCATGGTCAGCAGGAGAGTGGAGGCCTATGGCCTCAAAGCTGTGGAAGGAGACCTAATACTCAAAGGAG GCACTGCTCACATCCTGTCTGCAGAGGAAGCTGAGAAGCACTCCATTCATGATATTGTGATGCCACTGCCTGGATTTGATGTCATCTATCCCACACACAAGG TGGGGAAAGGctacagagacatgctggaagTCGATAATCTGGATATAGATAACATGAGGCATAAAGTACGAGATTATTCACTGGCTGGAGCTTACCGTCGCATCCTCATACGCCCTAATGATGTCAGCTG GGAGCTGATTCATTATGATGACCCCAAAGTGCCTCTGGTCCACACGGATGTAGAGAAATTGGAAAACAAACCAGCACCAGTTTTTCTGACAG AGGGTAAATACAAGGCTCTGAAGATGGagttctccctccctccatctacCTACGCCACCATGGCCATCAGAGAAGTGCTTAAAATGGACACCAGCATCAAGAACCAGACCCAGCTTAACACCGTGTGGCTGAACTGA